Proteins encoded by one window of Actinocorallia herbida:
- a CDS encoding EF-hand domain-containing protein — translation MTVESLLTAFRTIDVQDNGRLDLVGFTLVLDELGLTWSKAETQERFERADINHDGYITLDELQAMLDAL, via the coding sequence TTGACAGTCGAGAGCCTGCTCACCGCATTCCGCACGATCGATGTCCAGGACAACGGCCGCCTCGACCTGGTCGGCTTCACTCTCGTGCTGGACGAACTCGGGCTGACCTGGAGCAAGGCCGAGACTCAGGAGCGCTTCGAGCGAGCCGACATCAACCACGACGGCTACATCACGCTCGACGAACTCCAGGCCATGCTCGACGCCCTCTGA